In Arthrobacter sp. CDRTa11, one DNA window encodes the following:
- a CDS encoding SDR family oxidoreductase — translation MTVLLAGCGDLGTEAGLRFAAAGHRVVGWRRSPEKLPAEIEGVAADLGTAGLPPIPADTTAVVIAVAADSPTETAYRAAYVDGVSHVLDALERDAVTPRRVLFVSSTAVYGDANGGWVDESTTAEPGGFSGRIMREAEELLHHRLHGTETAGIVVRLGGIYGPGRTRLIDQVRNGAAVIPDAPRYTNRIHRDDAAAALVHLAGMEAMPAQVYLGVDNEPAELGEVLRFLASELGFPEPPTGPAADARNGNKRCSNALLRSTGFEPAYPSFREGYREVLTGSGVRHR, via the coding sequence ATGACTGTCCTGTTGGCCGGATGCGGCGACTTGGGCACCGAAGCGGGCCTGCGTTTTGCCGCAGCGGGGCACCGTGTGGTGGGCTGGCGCCGGTCGCCGGAGAAACTGCCGGCGGAGATTGAAGGTGTGGCGGCGGACCTGGGCACCGCAGGCCTGCCGCCCATCCCGGCAGATACCACCGCCGTCGTTATTGCCGTCGCCGCGGACTCCCCCACGGAAACTGCCTACCGGGCCGCCTACGTGGACGGCGTTTCGCACGTCCTGGACGCCCTCGAACGCGATGCCGTGACGCCCCGCCGGGTTCTTTTTGTCTCGTCCACCGCTGTTTATGGGGATGCCAATGGAGGCTGGGTTGATGAAAGCACGACGGCGGAACCTGGCGGATTTTCCGGCCGCATCATGCGGGAGGCTGAGGAGCTGCTCCACCACCGCCTGCACGGCACCGAAACAGCCGGGATTGTGGTGCGGCTCGGCGGCATCTACGGTCCGGGCCGAACGCGGCTGATAGACCAGGTCAGGAACGGCGCTGCGGTCATTCCCGACGCCCCCCGCTATACCAACCGGATCCACCGTGACGATGCCGCTGCGGCGCTGGTACATCTGGCCGGGATGGAAGCCATGCCAGCTCAGGTATATCTCGGGGTGGACAACGAGCCCGCAGAACTGGGCGAGGTCCTGCGGTTCCTGGCTTCCGAACTGGGGTTTCCCGAGCCGCCCACGGGTCCGGCAGCGGATGCCCGGAACGGGAACAAACGCTGCAGCAACGCACTGCTGCGAAGCACCGGCTTTGAGCCTGCGTACCCCTCCTTCCGTGAGGGCTACCGGGAAGTGCTGACAGGATCAGGGGTTCGACACCGATAG
- a CDS encoding MSMEG_6728 family protein yields MQTFLPHPDFRSSAAALDPARLGKQRVEALQILRALVIPEYGWQSHPAVRMWMGHVPALTLYGLAMVDEWTARGHADNTRANITEFAPQAAHPDYAAKIPMPHWLGDPDFHLSHRSKLLRKEPKFYKDVFPDAEVDLDYIWPEPKHEFLPEDPDGDILWILRATQGDIDPETLETVALPPVRRGGTPTAGLGADQDDYSPVYVDDGSRRPSKQPRKLPPKQLVKKPTRKRKAQEEAFATLPGKTVVAVAFEDGHKFAVGQVLGRPITLEDGRFGRNFSVTEVIDRSAFDYPALLQDPRVFFPVPAP; encoded by the coding sequence ATGCAAACCTTCCTTCCGCACCCCGATTTTAGGTCGAGCGCGGCCGCGCTCGATCCCGCCAGGCTCGGCAAGCAACGAGTCGAGGCGCTGCAGATCCTCCGGGCGCTGGTGATCCCGGAATACGGCTGGCAGTCCCACCCGGCCGTCAGGATGTGGATGGGGCACGTCCCCGCACTGACCCTGTATGGCCTTGCCATGGTGGACGAGTGGACCGCCCGTGGCCACGCCGACAACACCCGCGCCAACATCACCGAGTTTGCACCCCAGGCAGCGCACCCCGATTACGCAGCCAAAATTCCGATGCCGCATTGGCTCGGCGATCCTGACTTCCATTTGAGCCACCGTTCCAAGCTTCTCCGCAAGGAGCCGAAGTTTTACAAAGACGTCTTTCCTGACGCCGAGGTGGATCTGGACTACATCTGGCCTGAGCCGAAACATGAATTCCTTCCCGAGGACCCTGACGGTGACATCCTGTGGATCCTCCGCGCCACGCAGGGGGACATAGACCCGGAAACACTGGAAACCGTTGCCCTTCCCCCGGTTCGCCGCGGCGGCACTCCCACTGCCGGTTTGGGCGCCGATCAGGATGACTATTCCCCTGTCTACGTGGACGACGGTTCACGACGCCCGTCCAAGCAGCCGCGCAAGCTTCCACCCAAGCAGTTGGTGAAGAAGCCGACCCGGAAGCGCAAGGCCCAGGAGGAGGCATTCGCTACCCTCCCCGGCAAGACAGTCGTGGCGGTGGCCTTCGAGGATGGCCACAAGTTCGCTGTGGGACAGGTCCTTGGCCGCCCCATCACCTTGGAAGATGGCAGGTTCGGCCGCAACTTCAGCGTCACCGAAGTGATCGACAGGTCCGCCTTCGACTACCCGGCCCTGCTGCAGGATCCTCGCGTCTTCTTCCCCGTCCCGGCTCCCTGA
- a CDS encoding transglycosylase family protein — MKTTTFRTAARRGITVTAVSLAGLALSATAANATTGTSTWDSLAQCESGGNWATNTGNGYTGGLQFSPTTWAAYGGTGSAADASREQQIAVAEQVQAAQGWEAWPSCSAQLGLSGGATAVAPQTVPVQSAPVTQVPAVQAPATQPVAPVHAAPVALSGETYTLEAGDTLSIVADKLGIVGGWASLADANQDTISNPDLVFEGQVLQLPA, encoded by the coding sequence ATGAAAACAACTACTTTCCGTACTGCCGCGCGCCGCGGAATCACCGTAACCGCCGTTTCCCTCGCTGGCCTGGCGCTCTCAGCTACCGCCGCTAACGCCACCACCGGCACGTCCACCTGGGACTCGCTGGCGCAGTGTGAGAGCGGTGGAAACTGGGCAACCAACACCGGAAACGGCTACACGGGCGGCCTGCAGTTCAGCCCCACCACGTGGGCCGCCTACGGCGGGACCGGCTCCGCCGCGGATGCCAGCCGGGAGCAGCAGATCGCCGTAGCGGAACAGGTCCAGGCCGCGCAGGGCTGGGAGGCCTGGCCTTCCTGCTCGGCCCAGCTGGGTCTGAGCGGCGGCGCAACAGCAGTTGCTCCCCAGACTGTTCCAGTCCAGAGCGCGCCCGTAACCCAGGTTCCGGCCGTCCAGGCACCCGCCACCCAGCCTGTAGCTCCCGTCCATGCTGCGCCGGTGGCGCTCAGCGGCGAGACCTACACGCTGGAGGCGGGCGACACGCTGAGCATCGTGGCGGACAAGCTGGGCATCGTCGGCGGCTGGGCAAGCCTCGCGGACGCCAACCAGGACACCATCTCCAACCCGGACCTGGTGTTCGAGGGACAGGTCCTGCAGCTTCCCGCCTAG
- a CDS encoding excinuclease ABC subunit UvrA — protein MRNPRLADDLSLPTPDHHSDGFVRVRGARENNLQNVNVDVPRDAIVAFTGVSGSGKSSLAFGTIYAEAQRRYFESVAPYARRLIQQGHNPKVEMISGLPPAVALHQRRGAPSSRSTVGTVTTLSNSLRMLFSRAGTYPAGAAQLDSDSFSPNTAAGACAECHGLGVAHTVSEASLVPDPALTIREGAIAAWPGAWQGKNLRDILSHLGYDVDVPWRKLPRKQRDWILFTEEQPVVEVTPERDRVAKPYKGRFWSAKSYVLHTLADSQSAAMRERVLAFMESGPCQRCGGTGLGPEALAVSFAGRNIAELSAAPMVELAEILRPTAGLKEAGTASRRQSSGEENEVAVAITADLLQRITVLLELGLGYLALGRATPTLSPGEMQRLRIATQLRSGLFGVIYVLDEPSAGLHPADAEPLLAVLDQLKASGNSVFVVEHNMDVVRRADWLVDVGPGAGEGGGEVLYSGPVAGLAAIKESVTRPFLFDGGTVDGDTMPGEGGAPRAGGAREPDGWLELAGISRHNLKDLYACFPLGVLTAVTGVSGSGKSTLVTHVLGEVVGSGLKPQQSASSAKAGQPAGPDEPGPATPLSVGPVSGTDRIDRLVTVDQKPIGRTPRSNLATYTGLFDTVRKEFAATEQARVSRFGAGRFSFNVPGGRCETCQGEGFVAVELLFLPGSYGPCPECGGSRYNPETLEVTYRGKNVAEVLRLTVDAAAAFLADIPAAARSLKSLRDVGLGYLRLGQPATELSGGEAQRIKLATELQRAQRGHTLYLLDEPTTGLHPADVQLLMAQLHSLVDSGNTVIVVEHEMAVVAAADWVIDMGPSGGDAGGRIVAAGTAADVARSAHSRTAPYLSAALPQLATSQHR, from the coding sequence ATGCGGAACCCCCGGCTGGCTGACGATCTTTCCCTCCCCACCCCTGACCATCATTCGGATGGCTTCGTGCGCGTCCGGGGCGCGCGGGAGAACAACCTGCAGAACGTCAACGTGGATGTGCCGCGGGACGCCATCGTGGCGTTCACAGGGGTCTCCGGCTCGGGAAAGTCGTCTCTCGCCTTCGGCACCATCTACGCCGAAGCCCAGCGGCGCTACTTTGAATCCGTCGCCCCGTACGCTCGCCGCCTCATCCAGCAGGGCCACAATCCAAAGGTGGAGATGATCTCCGGGCTGCCTCCCGCCGTCGCGCTTCACCAGCGCCGCGGCGCACCCAGCAGCCGCTCTACGGTAGGCACGGTGACCACGCTCTCCAATTCGCTCCGCATGCTCTTTTCACGGGCCGGGACCTACCCGGCCGGCGCCGCGCAGTTGGATTCCGATTCTTTTTCTCCGAACACCGCGGCCGGTGCGTGCGCCGAGTGCCACGGGCTGGGCGTCGCTCACACCGTCAGCGAGGCATCCCTGGTTCCTGACCCTGCATTGACCATCCGGGAGGGTGCCATCGCGGCCTGGCCGGGTGCTTGGCAGGGCAAGAACCTCCGCGACATCCTCAGCCACCTGGGCTACGACGTGGACGTGCCCTGGCGGAAACTGCCCCGGAAACAGCGCGACTGGATCCTGTTCACGGAGGAGCAGCCAGTTGTCGAAGTCACCCCCGAGCGCGACCGTGTGGCCAAACCCTACAAGGGCCGCTTCTGGAGCGCCAAAAGCTACGTCCTTCACACTTTGGCGGACTCCCAGAGCGCTGCCATGCGTGAGCGTGTCCTGGCGTTTATGGAATCGGGCCCGTGTCAGCGCTGCGGCGGAACGGGGCTCGGGCCAGAGGCCCTCGCCGTTTCCTTTGCCGGCCGGAACATCGCCGAACTCAGCGCGGCGCCGATGGTGGAGTTGGCCGAGATCCTCCGTCCCACCGCGGGGCTGAAGGAGGCCGGAACGGCGTCCCGCCGGCAGTCCTCCGGCGAGGAAAACGAGGTCGCGGTTGCCATCACTGCGGACCTCCTGCAGCGCATTACTGTTCTCTTGGAGCTGGGCCTGGGTTACCTGGCGCTGGGCCGCGCCACCCCCACCCTTTCCCCCGGCGAGATGCAGCGGCTGCGGATCGCCACCCAGCTCCGGTCGGGGCTGTTTGGCGTGATCTACGTGCTGGACGAGCCGTCCGCCGGCCTGCATCCGGCCGATGCCGAGCCGCTCCTTGCCGTTCTGGACCAGCTCAAGGCCTCCGGCAACTCGGTGTTCGTGGTGGAACACAACATGGATGTGGTCCGCCGGGCTGACTGGCTGGTGGACGTGGGCCCCGGGGCAGGGGAAGGCGGCGGCGAAGTGCTCTACAGCGGGCCCGTTGCCGGCCTGGCGGCCATCAAGGAATCGGTGACCCGCCCATTCCTGTTCGACGGCGGCACCGTCGACGGCGACACGATGCCGGGTGAAGGCGGCGCACCGCGTGCGGGCGGGGCCAGGGAGCCCGATGGCTGGCTGGAGCTGGCAGGCATCAGCCGGCACAACCTCAAGGATCTTTACGCGTGCTTCCCGTTGGGCGTCTTGACGGCTGTCACAGGGGTGTCCGGGTCCGGCAAGTCCACTTTGGTGACCCATGTCCTGGGGGAGGTGGTGGGATCCGGCCTCAAGCCCCAGCAGTCTGCATCATCGGCAAAGGCTGGGCAGCCGGCAGGGCCGGACGAACCGGGTCCTGCCACACCGTTGTCGGTGGGTCCGGTCAGCGGCACCGACCGGATCGACAGGCTCGTCACCGTGGACCAGAAGCCCATTGGGCGCACACCGCGTTCCAACCTCGCAACTTACACAGGACTGTTCGACACTGTGCGGAAGGAATTCGCGGCCACGGAACAGGCCCGGGTAAGCCGGTTCGGCGCCGGGAGGTTCTCCTTCAACGTACCCGGGGGCCGCTGCGAAACCTGCCAGGGCGAAGGCTTTGTGGCAGTGGAATTGCTTTTCCTCCCGGGCAGCTACGGCCCGTGCCCGGAGTGCGGCGGTTCCCGATACAACCCGGAAACCCTGGAGGTAACGTACCGGGGGAAGAACGTGGCCGAGGTGCTGCGTCTGACGGTGGACGCTGCCGCCGCGTTCCTTGCCGATATTCCGGCCGCGGCGCGCAGCCTGAAGAGCCTCCGGGACGTCGGCCTGGGCTACCTCCGGCTGGGCCAGCCGGCCACTGAACTCTCCGGCGGCGAGGCGCAGCGCATCAAGCTCGCCACCGAGCTTCAGCGGGCCCAGCGCGGCCATACCCTCTACCTCTTGGACGAGCCCACCACCGGGCTCCACCCCGCCGACGTCCAGCTGCTCATGGCCCAGCTCCACAGCCTGGTGGACAGCGGCAACACCGTCATAGTGGTGGAACACGAGATGGCCGTGGTTGCAGCTGCCGACTGGGTCATTGACATGGGTCCGTCCGGTGGGGACGCCGGCGGCAGGATCGTTGCAGCCGGAACCGCCGCCGACGTCGCACGGTCTGCGCACAGCCGCACCGCGCCTTATCTGTCCGCGGCACTTCCCCAGCTGGCCACCAGCCAACACCGATAA
- a CDS encoding adenosine deaminase, whose product MDNHRDTAPNPLTEPELPATELPATGLPVADLAGAEAVVRILPIAELHLHIEGTLQPELIFELAERNGITLPYSGLDELRGLYEFSDLQSFLDLYYANMAVLRTEQDFADMTRAYLARAQEAGVRHAEIMMDPQAHLARGVSLKTCVNGVASALATSVEDFGISTLLIAAFLRDLPEESALEVLDALLAMNAPIAAIGLDSAEVGNPPAKFERLFARAREAGLRLTAHAGEEGPASYIIDSLDILGVERIDHGIRCMDDPELVERLVDDRIPLTVCPLSNVRLRTVDTLADHPLPAMLAAGLNVSVNSDDPAYFGGYVDDNFAQLTAVFELSEFDRARLAANSIHSSFASEDRKAELLDELNGG is encoded by the coding sequence ATGGACAATCACCGGGACACAGCCCCCAATCCGCTTACCGAGCCGGAACTTCCTGCCACGGAACTTCCTGCCACGGGACTTCCAGTCGCGGATCTGGCCGGGGCCGAAGCGGTTGTGAGGATCCTCCCCATCGCCGAACTGCACCTTCACATCGAAGGGACCCTTCAGCCGGAACTGATTTTTGAACTGGCGGAGCGCAATGGCATCACGCTGCCCTACTCGGGGTTGGACGAGTTGCGCGGACTCTATGAATTCAGTGACCTCCAGTCCTTCCTGGATCTTTACTACGCCAACATGGCGGTCCTGCGGACGGAGCAGGACTTCGCGGACATGACCCGCGCCTACCTTGCCCGCGCCCAGGAAGCGGGGGTGCGGCACGCCGAGATCATGATGGACCCGCAGGCTCACCTTGCCCGCGGGGTCTCCCTGAAAACCTGCGTCAACGGTGTTGCGTCCGCTCTGGCAACCTCAGTTGAGGACTTCGGGATCTCCACGCTGCTGATTGCCGCCTTCCTGCGCGATCTGCCCGAGGAGTCGGCGCTGGAAGTCCTGGACGCCCTGCTGGCCATGAACGCCCCCATCGCCGCCATCGGCCTGGACTCGGCCGAGGTGGGCAACCCGCCCGCCAAATTCGAACGGCTTTTTGCGCGGGCGCGGGAAGCAGGCCTGCGGCTGACGGCGCACGCAGGGGAGGAGGGCCCGGCGTCGTACATTATTGATTCGCTGGACATCCTGGGAGTGGAGCGGATCGACCACGGCATCCGGTGCATGGACGATCCGGAGCTGGTGGAACGCCTGGTGGATGATCGGATTCCGCTGACGGTCTGTCCCTTGTCCAACGTTCGGCTGCGGACCGTGGACACCTTGGCGGACCACCCGCTGCCGGCAATGCTGGCCGCCGGATTGAACGTGTCCGTCAACTCCGATGACCCGGCCTATTTCGGCGGATACGTGGATGATAACTTTGCGCAGCTGACGGCGGTGTTCGAACTGTCCGAGTTCGACCGGGCCCGGCTCGCGGCCAACTCCATTCATTCCTCGTTCGCCTCCGAGGACCGGAAAGCCGAGCTCCTGGACGAGTTGAACGGCGGCTAG
- a CDS encoding glycosidase, which translates to MAKSIAENTYLRLKTVLDVLTEGVWSGDALNAGEVLAEATARVPFSPHEAELLSGGIPRGHKTLTSATAKLVKAGWLVKSRAGWIITEEGMRATVAFPDVDSFTAAVDAGTPVPADTPVPAVPANFVSPKAARAEAAAKTETVKKTPAKKAAAAKATATKETATKATATKAPAKKAAEAVGKAAKLIEDAVEPVVKAVRSRKTSPKAKAEAPAPDASAGAVATAVETFPQPEAVAVAGDFNTFLGAPENWAPQYDEAQMELDVLDQLWKISAELPAGYYTFKIALNRSWQENYGAFGAFDGPNHELHHGGGTVTIRYDHRTRDIIVN; encoded by the coding sequence ATGGCCAAGTCCATCGCAGAAAACACCTACCTTCGCCTCAAGACCGTGCTGGATGTCCTGACCGAAGGCGTGTGGTCCGGCGATGCGCTGAATGCCGGCGAGGTACTGGCGGAAGCCACAGCCCGCGTCCCGTTCAGCCCGCATGAGGCAGAACTGCTCAGCGGCGGCATTCCCCGCGGTCATAAGACGCTGACCTCCGCCACCGCAAAGCTGGTGAAGGCCGGCTGGCTGGTCAAGAGCCGTGCCGGCTGGATCATCACCGAGGAAGGCATGCGCGCCACCGTCGCGTTCCCGGATGTGGACTCCTTTACTGCAGCGGTCGACGCCGGCACGCCAGTTCCGGCGGACACACCGGTTCCGGCTGTCCCCGCCAATTTTGTTTCGCCGAAGGCAGCCCGCGCAGAAGCCGCCGCGAAGACGGAAACAGTGAAAAAGACTCCGGCCAAGAAGGCTGCCGCCGCTAAGGCAACCGCCACTAAAGAGACCGCGACGAAGGCAACCGCCACCAAGGCGCCAGCGAAGAAGGCGGCCGAAGCAGTGGGCAAGGCAGCCAAACTGATCGAGGACGCCGTGGAGCCCGTGGTCAAGGCCGTTCGTTCCCGCAAGACCTCGCCGAAGGCAAAGGCTGAAGCGCCCGCCCCGGATGCTTCGGCAGGGGCCGTTGCCACCGCCGTCGAAACGTTCCCGCAGCCCGAAGCCGTAGCCGTTGCCGGTGACTTCAACACTTTCCTGGGCGCACCGGAGAACTGGGCACCCCAGTACGACGAAGCCCAGATGGAGCTCGACGTCCTGGACCAGCTGTGGAAGATCAGCGCGGAACTGCCTGCTGGCTACTACACGTTCAAGATCGCCCTGAACCGCTCCTGGCAGGAGAACTACGGCGCCTTTGGTGCATTCGACGGACCCAACCACGAACTGCACCACGGTGGCGGCACTGTCACCATCCGCTACGACCACCGCACACGGGACATCATCGTCAACTAA
- a CDS encoding YceI family protein, with product MTLPSGLTPGVWTLDMSHSEIGFTVRHAGISKVRGRFTEASAEAHIGQSLAESSLHATVKTSSFDSGDANRDAHVRGADFFDVENHPEMTFRATSVEGDGEDYNLTGDLTIRGITKPVELEVEFTGVAVDPFGATRAGFSAEAEISRKEFGLTWNAALETGGFLVSDKVKINVEAALVKQS from the coding sequence ATGACTCTTCCCTCAGGCCTTACCCCGGGCGTTTGGACGCTGGATATGTCCCACAGCGAGATCGGATTTACGGTCCGGCACGCCGGCATCAGCAAAGTGCGTGGACGTTTCACTGAGGCGAGTGCAGAGGCCCACATTGGCCAATCCCTGGCGGAATCGTCGCTCCATGCCACCGTCAAGACGTCCAGCTTCGATTCCGGTGACGCCAACCGGGACGCCCACGTCCGTGGGGCGGACTTCTTCGACGTGGAGAATCACCCCGAGATGACTTTCCGTGCCACATCCGTGGAGGGCGACGGCGAGGACTACAACCTCACGGGCGACCTCACCATCCGGGGAATCACCAAGCCCGTGGAACTGGAGGTGGAATTCACCGGTGTGGCCGTGGACCCCTTCGGTGCCACCCGTGCCGGTTTCTCCGCCGAGGCCGAGATCAGCCGCAAGGAGTTTGGCCTCACGTGGAACGCAGCCTTGGAAACCGGAGGATTCCTGGTCAGCGACAAGGTGAAAATCAACGTCGAGGCTGCCTTGGTGAAGCAGTCCTGA
- a CDS encoding acylphosphatase: MNPGVPANQDMPAADSVRLSARVFGIVQGVGFRYWTMGKADELGLTGLVRNLADGSVDVVAEGPEERIQDFLDWLKSDKTPGRVERVEDSISAAEGTFRDFRAR, encoded by the coding sequence ATGAACCCTGGCGTTCCAGCGAACCAGGACATGCCGGCGGCCGACAGTGTCCGGCTCTCCGCGCGCGTTTTTGGGATAGTGCAGGGCGTGGGGTTCCGCTACTGGACCATGGGCAAGGCCGACGAACTGGGCCTGACCGGGTTGGTGCGGAACCTCGCCGACGGATCCGTGGACGTGGTGGCCGAAGGCCCCGAAGAGCGCATCCAGGACTTCCTGGACTGGCTGAAGTCGGACAAAACCCCCGGCCGCGTGGAGCGGGTGGAAGACTCCATCTCTGCGGCCGAAGGAACGTTCCGGGACTTCAGGGCGCGCTGA